GTGGTGCTCTCCCAGTCATCCATTGTGTCGGTTGGTCTGAGGTGGTGGTAGTGTTTGTGATGTGAAGTTAAGTGTAAGAGTCTGCGGTCGAGAGCACTGTCGAGTCGGATATGCAGTGTTAGTGGTGTATGTGGTTGTCAAGAAGAATGACTGTCGCGTGCGTGAGATGGATGACTAGGTATGAGGGACAATTATGGCGGCGTGTTAATGACGCAGTGCAGGGGTCCGCTTTCCGCACGTTTCTAGCGCCTGGCGCCGTATGACTGGCAGGCACGAGCCAGACCAGTCACTCAGTAAGCAGAACACACATGTGGCAGTGACTGTGTACACAAAGCTGCATATGTTCAAACTCTTATGCATAATGATTGCGCTACGTATCGCGTCTGGGGGTATATGGTTCTCAAGAATGTGTTAAGTCCTCCCTCATAATATCCCACCTCGAGGTCCGCCTGGTTGCAGAACGCTGCGAAGCTCCACCGCTATGCTGTCCCAAATGACTATCATCCCTCGTGATGCACGCCCTCAATGCACTATGCCTTAACATCATGGTCACGCCGACAAAAGAAAGCCCTCAAACATGCCGCCCTCGCTTGCCACCTCTGCCATTGCCATTACCGTCCTTGCGATCTCCGCCCTCATTGAGTCCAGAGATGTCGAAAAAATCCGAGTAGGGCATCTTTCGCTTGTTTCCTGCTCCAGAACCGAGATTGAAGTTCAACGTCGGCATCCGATTATCGTTCCGCTTGTTCGAGTTCCCGTGCCTGCTGTTGCGTGCTGGTCTGGATATGATGCGAACTGTCTCTGTACTTGATGGTGTTGAAGAGTTGTTGAGGTCATGCTGTGGGCTGTTCGTGCCGTCCATGTCCATGCCTGCGTCTCTGTCGTGGTTGGTTGGGTACGCATGCGTTGACTGAAACGTGAATTCGCTCTGCTGGGGCAATGTTGCTTGGTGCTGTGCAAGTGCTTGTGGAGGCTCCGACACTACGCGGCGGTGTTGGGAGAGACTTTCATCCTCGGTGAGATCGCTGCTCGTAGTTGCCAGTGGATGTGGCCGCCGCTGTACTTCGGGACTTGAGCTTCTTTCATCTTGTGCATCTTCTTCTTTGGTCACCGTGCTGTTGTTGTCTTCTTCATCTGTCATGGTCGTGGCTGTCCCAGAGCTTTGTCTCAATACCGCTCCTTCTCCTTCCACCCGCTCATGTGCCCACTGCCGAACTCTCCAGCCCTCCCCATCCATAAGTCCTAGGTTCTCCTTGTCCAGGAATGCGAGTAAATCATCCAGCGCATCCTGGTATCCAGCTTTCCGAGCTACCTCCTGACTCTTGGCCGCAGTCTTGTACAAGTTAGTGACCGACAGAGCTGCGGCCTTGAAATCCGAGAGCAGATCCATCGTGGGCTCGTTCCGCCTAGGCAGCGAGGTCGAGAGATTTCGCATGGAATCCATAGTTGTCTGACAAGAAGGTAAAGAGCGTGGCTGCGTAGTAGCGAATGTTGTAGATGTGGGCCTTCTGATAGAGTGGGCCAGCAAGGTTGTGATGGTGACACAGTCAGGTGCAGTGAGACGATGATGGCGATTGTTTCGGATCGGCGTGCAGGCTACAGCCGATCGATGGCGGTCGGAGCAGTCGGTACAGATTGGTGGATTTGATGACAAGTGAATGGTGGTCGAGTCAACGGCGGTCGAGGGAGCAGAATGGACTGCTTTCCTTTGTGGTGTGGGACAGGGAAAGTGTTGTCGGGGTGGCCTTTCTCTGCCCGGAACTACCTCCTACCACTAGTCTACGACTGCGGGGCGGCCAGCGCACGTGCGCGGTCAAAAGCCAGGATGTGTTGTGAGCGTGCCACGTGCGTGCGTCACCGAACAACATGCGCCTCGCCGAGCCTGCCGCTGGAATAATCACTGCCTGCCTGCCTGCCTGCCTGCCTGCCGCGAATCAGTCAATTGATGACAACTGAATGAATGGACGACTGACACGACCTGATGAGCAGATTGTAGCATACCAACAGACTTAATCAACACCCGCGACCAGCATGGCATCTGTCTCAAACCTCGACCAGGATGTCAGGAACCTCAGACTGTCGCGATACACACCGCAGGCTGCCAATGAGGCCCGCGTATGGGTGGAGAACACTTTGGGTACATCTCTACCAAGTGGCGACCTGCTCGATGCGCTGGAAGATGGTGTTGCACTATGCAAACTGGCGAATCTGGCAATCCAACCACAACATGGCGCGATCAAGTTCAAGGCCAGCGGGATGCCCTTCATCCAGATGGAGAACATCAGCCACTTCCTCAAGGCTTGCGAGATGCCGCCGCTCAACATGCCAGCTCACGACCGCTTCCTGACTGTCGACCTGTTCGAGCAAAAGGACCCTGCCCAGGTGCTGCAATGTCTTGGGGCCTTCAGTAGACAGGCGCACAAGATCAACCCATCCCGCTTTCCGACTACACTTGGTGCGAAGAAGACTGCTCCTGGTATCGCGCCATCTGTCACGGGTACTGGCTATACAAATGGAGGCAGCTTCCGACGACCGGCAAGTCCGACGAAGCCATCTGCAGCCATGCCCGCAACAGCTCGTGCTATGAGTCCTTCCTACACCGGCGGATCTCAGAGCTCCCAAAGCTCGGCAAAATCGCCGAGTGGCCCTGTTAGTAGCTGGAGCAAGAGAAGTGATGAGGGATCAACTGCACCAGCCTGGAACATCCATCAATACGGCTACATGGGCGGAGCGTCACAAGGTAACCAGGGCATCAGCTTTGGCGCGAGGCGACAGATTACTAGTCAGGCGCCTTCAGTGCCGAGCTTagccgagaaggagaagCTTCGCAAGGAGAAAGAGGCCGAAGCGGAACGTCAGAGACAACAGCAGGCTGAAGATCAGGAGCGAGCGAGAAGGACTGCGGAAGAAGAGGAGCGTCAGGCACAAATTGATGAGGAGAGAAGGTGGGAAGAGGAGACGAGGAAGCAAAGGGAAGCAGAACGCAGGCGTTTGGACGACCAGAAGCGGGAGTGGGAAGAGCAGGAAAGACGATGGAAAGAAGAAGAGGAAGTAAGGAGGCGAGAGGATGCTGCGTTACAAGCCAGCATGTCTGTGAAGAAGCCACCGGAGAAGCCAAGGGTTCCGAGCTCAGGTATACTGCGAGGTCAGACATTAGCCGAATACCAGAAAGAGCAGGCAGCGCTGGCGAGAAGTACCGATGGATCAGCAGAGCCGGTCGAAACACTTGAACAGAAGCGCGTGAAAGAGCTTGAGAGGCAGCTTGAAGAAGCACGAGAGAGAGAAAGACAGTACCAAGCCGAGCGCGAGGAACGATTACGCAGAGAAGGTTCAAAGGACGGCTCTCGCCCAAGCACAGCTGAGGCGTCAAGACCAGAAAGCTCACACGAGAGCGAGGTCAGCTGGGCGGGCGATGAGCGAGATTATCTTCGAAAGCAATGGCAAGACAACCAGTCCTCTAGGCCAACATCCTCAGCTCAAGTCGGAGTGGGAGCCCAAAG
This genomic window from Fulvia fulva chromosome 4, complete sequence contains:
- a CDS encoding Transgelin, encoding MASVSNLDQDVRNLRLSRYTPQAANEARVWVENTLGTSLPSGDLLDALEDGVALCKLANLAIQPQHGAIKFKASGMPFIQMENISHFLKACEMPPLNMPAHDRFLTVDLFEQKDPAQVLQCLGAFSRQAHKINPSRFPTTLGAKKTAPGIAPSVTGTGYTNGGSFRRPASPTKPSAAMPATARAMSPSYTGGSQSSQSSAKSPSGPVSSWSKRSDEGSTAPAWNIHQYGYMGGASQGNQGISFGARRQITSQAPSVPSLAEKEKLRKEKEAEAERQRQQQAEDQERARRTAEEEERQAQIDEERRWEEETRKQREAERRRLDDQKREWEEQERRWKEEEEVRRREDAALQASMSVKKPPEKPRVPSSGILRGQTLAEYQKEQAALARSTDGSAEPVETLEQKRVKELERQLEEARERERQYQAEREERLRREGSKDGSRPSTAEASRPESSHESEVSWAGDERDYLRKQWQDNQSSRPTSSAQVGVGAQRPLPSEPKEAPNLPQRTLPDPAPEEPEGAAAPPPSLPLRTQPINNSPFASRPHPKPAPIPEPHEPEQRKPNRTDHFLSSSTAPSATTLRISSAQEAGDTSLEQSQLRDSRIASQQKTKAGGWASKSLLEREMERERERQKEWETNQQASKSATRDTTQGTGEGQSWDVNQYGFVGGDSQNRGSSVGSGINFGGRRQITGPRPMK